A genome region from Bemisia tabaci chromosome 3, PGI_BMITA_v3 includes the following:
- the LOC140224260 gene encoding uncharacterized protein — translation MTQLQFFLSTLSNTMNNLPSSEPVPNNLNPPAAIVQQQNYSSETFGNILFPLESQADPVESPVEPVPEPVEPVPSEVPSESPPSEGSISAKTNDAAYSGRPKRGRKRKFEYDRKEGQRRKYHYETYKNAKGREYQEKEFRDYICLCPRKCHERVPVAERRVHFERFKNLANYNLQTAALCAAVRETQVTRRRTKHKESRKEYSRTYTFGQKEVCPAFFCQTLRVSNKRINTALKRQRTTSLLDQRGGTGKSKISVEEKAEVIDQIKKIPVYKSHYCRSQTDTMFLPHDMTLKKMYNAYKAEVSKPLSFSSYRRVFTTEFNLRRKPLKKDTCEKCDTYLCAMRSASTEEDREKATKEHQLHLSLAEEARNQMNADLKVAKSSASNETMTFDLQKTQPLPALSTGIMFYKRKLWLYNCGIHSGKSNRGHCYLWVEGTAGRGAQEVGSCLLKHFAKIPRTVQHVTLWSDSCGGQNRNVKIVLILKAALEIFENIETITLKYLVPGHTFLPNDSQFGDIECVLKRCPRLYTPDDYVSIMKMARTKEPFIVEKVDSAEFFGTGQIEKNITNRKKDTLGRKINWLHFRQVQLRREKPHSILVCENFSGPFKEINIEKKSPNFSRPRIFFHSKLSPLWPEGKPISAEKLTDIQSYLHLIPADCRQFYENLLTSETVVDDVDGFDGSLDFEIEEENEC, via the coding sequence ATGACCcaattgcagttttttttatccACCCTGAGCAACACTATGAATAACCTTCCATCATCCGAACCTGTTCCCAATAATTTAAACCCCCCTGCAGCAATTGTGCAGCAGCAAAATTATTCTTCAGaaacatttggcaacatcctCTTCCCTTTGGAGTCGCAGGCAGATCCAGTTGAATCGCCTGTTGAACCAGTTCCTGAACCTGTTGAACCTGTACCATCTGAGGTACCATCAGAGTCTCCGCCATCTGAAGGAAGTATTTCCGCAAAAACAAATGATGCGGCATACTCAGGGAGACCCAagcgaggaagaaaaagaaagtttgAGTATGACAGGAAAGAGGGTCAAAGGAGGAAATATCATTATGAAACTTATAAGAATGCAAAGGGCCGAGAATATCAAGAAAAAGAGTTCCGCGATTACATTTGCCTGTGCCCCAGAAAATGCCATGAGAGAGTACCTGTAGCAGAGAGGCGTGTACATTTCGAGCGATTCAAAAATCTAGCGAACTACAACCTACAGACTGCCGCTCTCTGTGCAGCTGTTCGGGAAACTCAAGTAACGCGTCGGCGGACGAAACACAAGGAGTCCAGAAAAGAATACTCAAGAACGTACACTTTTGGACAAAAGGAGGTTTGCCCTGCTTTCTTTTGCCAGACATTGAGAGTGTCAAATAAGCGGATTAACACCGCATTAAAAAGACAGAGGACCACCTCATTGTTGGACCAAAGAGGCGGTACTGGTAAGAGCAAAATCTCTGTAGAAGAAAAAGCTGAAGTTATCGATCAAATAAAGAAAATCCCCGTCTACAAGAGTCATTACTGTAGAAGCCAGACAGATACAATGTTCCTACCGCATGATATGaccctgaaaaaaatgtataatgcgTACAAAGCTGAAGTGTCGAAGCCACTCTCTTTCTCATCATATAGAAGAGTATTCACCACAGAATTCAACCTACGCCGCAAGCCTTTGAAAAAGGACACGTGTGAAAAATGTGACACGTACCTTTGCGCCATGAGATCAGCGAGCACCGAGGAAGACCGAGAAAAGGCGACTAAAGAACACCAGCTGCACCTCTCGCTCGCTGAGGAGGCGAGAAATCAAATGAATGCAGATCTCAAAGTAGCCAAAAGTAGTGCTTCTAACGAAACAATGACTTTTGATCTGCAGAAAACTCAACCTCTCCCGGCCTTATCCACAGGTATAATGTTCTACAAACGGAAGTTGTGGTTGTATAATTGCGGAATACACTCTGGTAAAAGCAACAGAGGGCATTGCTATCTGTGGGTGGAAGGCACAGCTGGAAGAGGAGCCCAGGAGGTTGGGTCCTGCCTACTCAAACATTTTGCGAAAATTCCTCGCACAGTCCAACACGTGACTCTGTGGAGCGATTCCTGCGGTGGTCAAAACCGTAAtgtgaaaattgttttaatattAAAAGCTGCattagaaatttttgaaaatattgaaaccaTTACGCTAAAGTACCTCGTTCCAGGGCACACTTTCTTGCCGAACGATTCCCAATTCGGGGATATCGAGTGTGTGCTGAAACGATGTCCACGTCTATACACGCCAGACGATTATGTATCTATCATGAAAATGGCCAGGACCAAAGAGCCCTTCATTGTAGAAAAAGTGGACTCAGCAGAATTTTTTGGCACGGGTCAAATAGAAAAGAATATCACAAACCGCAAAAAAGACACTCTAGGGAGGAAGATCAATTGGCTACATTTCCGCCAAGTACAATTAAGGAGAGAGAAACCCCACTCAATACTTGTCTGTGAAAATTTCTCCGGCCCTTTTAAGGAAATCAACATTGAAAAGAAGAGCCCTAATTTTTCCCGACCAAGGATTTTCTTCCACTCTAAGCTGTCCCCTTTATGGCCTGAGGGAAAGCCAATTTCTGCCGAGAAATTAACTGATATCCAATCATATTTGCATTTAATCCCAGCCGACTGCCGTCAGTTTTATGAGAATCTGTTGACCTCTGAAACAGTAGTGGATGACGTTGACGGGTTTGACGGATCCCTAGATTTTGAGATTGAAGAGGAGAATGAGTGTTGA